The Mucilaginibacter mallensis genome has a segment encoding these proteins:
- the ubiE gene encoding bifunctional demethylmenaquinone methyltransferase/2-methoxy-6-polyprenyl-1,4-benzoquinol methylase UbiE, giving the protein MSETITPYQDKDATKKAQVADMFNNISKTYDFLNHFLSLGIDIIWRKKAINELKKDQPQLILDVATGTGDFAFEALSILKPKKIIGVDISQGMLDIAQQKIDKRQLGDKFEIKLGDSEKLPFEADAFDAVTVAFGVRNFENLEVGLADIHRVLKTGGKAVILEFSKPKAFPIKQLYNFYFAYITPGIGKIFSKDARAYSYLPESVAAFPDGEKFISLMHKAGFKHTKHRPLTFGICSIYTGVK; this is encoded by the coding sequence ATGAGCGAAACTATAACCCCGTACCAGGATAAGGATGCTACCAAAAAAGCGCAGGTGGCCGATATGTTCAATAATATATCCAAAACTTACGATTTTCTGAATCATTTTCTATCGTTGGGTATTGATATCATCTGGCGTAAAAAAGCTATAAACGAACTGAAGAAAGATCAGCCGCAGTTAATACTGGATGTAGCAACCGGCACCGGCGATTTTGCTTTTGAGGCCTTATCCATCTTAAAACCGAAAAAAATTATCGGGGTTGATATTTCGCAGGGCATGCTGGATATCGCGCAACAAAAAATAGATAAACGCCAGCTCGGCGATAAATTTGAGATAAAACTGGGCGACTCAGAAAAACTCCCATTTGAGGCTGACGCGTTCGATGCGGTTACCGTAGCTTTCGGCGTTCGTAACTTTGAGAACCTTGAAGTTGGTCTTGCCGATATTCATCGCGTGCTAAAAACAGGAGGCAAAGCAGTGATCCTGGAGTTTTCAAAACCAAAAGCTTTCCCTATAAAGCAATTATATAATTTCTATTTTGCTTATATTACACCCGGCATAGGCAAGATATTTTCGAAGGATGCACGGGCATATAGCTATTTACCAGAATCGGTGGCTGCTTTTCCCGACGGAGAAAAATTTATCAGCCTGATGCATAAAGCAGGATTTAAGCATACCAAACACAGGCCTTTAACGTTTGGTATCTGTTCAATTTATACAGGCGTTAAATGA
- a CDS encoding glycoside hydrolase family 31 protein: MEDKILNTELLINKLLEEEEEFHHVNNPAADIKPVIKKYLGVPNHAEQLGNKIYFTDGDAKVEVVVVTDEIIRVRLAPHGVFLDEFSYAVPKLVHKDAAFILLENESEYIVSSRVVNCHIRKKDFFISFSDKKNHITSADAVPMHWEENVKFGGYYVFCTKTCATEESFFGLGDKPTELNLRGKRLKNWNTDAYSFAWNQDPLYRSIPFYISLNDNIAHGIFFDNTFKAQFDFGAEDKTKTSFWADGGELQYYYIHGPHMMDVVKSYHILTGTHPMPPLWALGYHQCRWSYYPEAKVRKITTGFRENKIPCDGIYLDIDYMDGYRCFTWNRKYFPDPKKMISELAAEGFKTVVIIDPGIRVDDNYSVFKEGKANRYFCRRSDDYFMEGHVWPGRCQFPDFTNPEVRTWWGGLFDELVEMGVAGVWNDMNEPAVFGAGTFPDDVRHQYDGFRGSHRKAHNVYGMQMVRATYEGLRTIMKNKRPFTITRAGYSGVQRYSSVWTGDNVASWEHLQLGNIQCQRLSVSGIPFCGTDIGGFSGEPDGELFTRWIQMGTFSPFMRAHSAGDTKEREPWSFGEPYTAINRKFIELRYRLIPYLYSTFWEHHRYGFPILRPIVMQEQDVLLNHFRQDEFTYGDKILICPVMQPGQTSRKVYLPKGKWYNFWTNEMADGGQETMVATPLETIPIFIKAGSVIPEYPVMQYIGEKEIEEVKLNIYYSDYEVNSFLFEDYGETFAYEQDIYLEKKFVVNGDNKKLTIQQSMEGLYTPRYEGYHFNLLGLPFKPGKIVADGKEITSFTTGKDKVTEFKFSKNFKHIEIYK; the protein is encoded by the coding sequence ATGGAAGATAAGATACTAAATACGGAGCTGTTAATCAATAAATTACTTGAAGAGGAAGAGGAGTTTCACCACGTAAATAACCCTGCGGCTGATATTAAGCCGGTTATAAAAAAGTATCTTGGTGTTCCCAATCATGCGGAACAATTGGGAAATAAAATCTACTTTACTGATGGCGACGCTAAGGTTGAGGTAGTAGTGGTTACTGATGAAATTATCCGGGTAAGATTAGCCCCGCACGGCGTGTTTTTAGATGAATTTTCCTATGCTGTACCTAAACTGGTGCATAAGGATGCCGCATTCATTTTGCTTGAAAACGAATCAGAATATATTGTTTCATCGCGTGTGGTAAACTGCCACATCCGCAAGAAAGACTTTTTTATATCATTTTCTGATAAGAAGAACCATATTACCAGTGCTGATGCTGTACCGATGCACTGGGAAGAGAACGTTAAATTTGGTGGTTATTATGTGTTCTGCACCAAGACCTGCGCTACCGAGGAAAGCTTCTTTGGCCTTGGAGATAAACCAACAGAACTTAACCTGCGTGGCAAAAGGTTAAAAAACTGGAATACCGATGCTTATTCATTCGCCTGGAACCAGGATCCGCTTTACCGTAGCATCCCTTTTTATATCAGCCTGAATGATAATATAGCTCACGGAATTTTCTTTGATAATACTTTTAAGGCACAGTTTGATTTTGGTGCCGAAGATAAAACCAAAACCAGCTTTTGGGCTGATGGCGGCGAGCTGCAATACTATTATATCCACGGCCCGCATATGATGGATGTGGTAAAAAGCTACCATATTTTAACAGGTACGCACCCTATGCCGCCACTGTGGGCATTAGGCTACCACCAATGCCGCTGGAGCTATTACCCGGAGGCTAAGGTTAGGAAAATAACAACAGGCTTTAGAGAGAATAAGATCCCTTGCGACGGTATCTACCTTGATATAGATTATATGGACGGTTACCGTTGTTTTACCTGGAACCGCAAATATTTTCCTGATCCAAAGAAAATGATTAGCGAATTAGCTGCCGAAGGTTTTAAAACGGTAGTAATTATTGATCCGGGTATTCGTGTGGATGATAATTATTCGGTGTTTAAAGAGGGTAAGGCCAACAGATATTTTTGTCGCCGTAGCGATGACTACTTTATGGAGGGCCACGTATGGCCGGGCCGATGTCAGTTCCCTGATTTTACCAACCCCGAGGTACGTACCTGGTGGGGTGGTTTGTTTGATGAGCTGGTAGAGATGGGCGTTGCCGGTGTTTGGAATGATATGAATGAGCCTGCCGTTTTTGGTGCAGGTACTTTCCCTGATGATGTGCGCCACCAGTACGATGGTTTCCGCGGATCGCACCGTAAGGCTCATAATGTTTATGGTATGCAAATGGTACGCGCTACCTATGAGGGTTTGCGCACCATCATGAAAAATAAGCGCCCTTTTACTATCACCAGGGCAGGCTACTCAGGCGTACAGCGTTATTCATCCGTGTGGACGGGGGATAACGTGGCATCGTGGGAGCATTTACAGCTGGGCAATATCCAATGTCAGCGCTTATCAGTATCGGGTATCCCGTTCTGTGGTACTGATATCGGTGGTTTTAGCGGCGAACCGGATGGCGAACTATTTACCCGCTGGATACAGATGGGAACTTTTTCACCATTTATGCGCGCGCACTCTGCGGGTGATACCAAGGAGCGTGAGCCATGGAGCTTTGGCGAGCCATATACTGCCATCAACCGCAAATTTATTGAGCTGCGTTACAGGCTGATCCCTTATTTGTATTCAACTTTTTGGGAGCATCATCGTTATGGTTTTCCAATTTTAAGGCCGATAGTGATGCAGGAGCAGGATGTGCTGCTGAATCATTTCCGCCAGGATGAGTTTACTTATGGCGATAAAATACTGATCTGCCCGGTTATGCAGCCAGGCCAAACCAGCAGGAAAGTATATCTGCCAAAAGGAAAATGGTATAATTTCTGGACAAATGAAATGGCTGACGGCGGACAGGAAACAATGGTTGCCACACCGTTGGAAACTATCCCAATCTTCATAAAAGCAGGTTCAGTTATACCTGAATACCCGGTAATGCAATACATCGGCGAAAAGGAAATTGAAGAAGTTAAACTGAATATCTATTACAGTGATTACGAGGTAAACTCTTTCCTTTTTGAGGATTACGGCGAAACATTTGCCTATGAGCAGGATATCTACCTCGAGAAAAAATTTGTGGTAAATGGCGATAATAAAAAATTAACCATACAACAAAGTATGGAAGGTTTATATACGCCAAGATACGAAGGCTATCATTTTAACCTGCTAGGCCTGCCGTTTAAACCAGGCAAGATTGTTGCCGATGGTAAGGAGATAACCAGTTTTACAACAGGTAAGGATAAAGTGACGGAGTTTAAATTCAGTAAGAATTTTAAGCACATAGAGATTTATAAGTAA
- a CDS encoding UbiA-like polyprenyltransferase has translation MKKYLSLVTFTHTIFAMPFAFIGFFLAVTTTEHKFDWVKLVLMVLCMVFARNSAMAFNRYLDRNIDAKNPRTKQRDIPSGRISPAAALTFTITNCLLFIGTTWFINPLCFFLSPVALFVVLGYSATKRFTALCHLVLGLGLSLAPIGAYLVITGSFAITPLFFSLSVLCWVSGFDIIYALQDIDFDQDEKLHSIPAYLGKVNALRLSTFLHVLSAIFVIMPVFFTHVGIPYYIGIIFFCSMLVYQHLLVKPNDLSRVNFAFMTTNGIASVVFAVFFLLDRLWIR, from the coding sequence ATGAAAAAATATCTATCATTAGTAACCTTTACACATACTATTTTCGCGATGCCGTTTGCCTTTATTGGCTTTTTTTTGGCGGTGACTACTACTGAACACAAGTTTGATTGGGTGAAACTAGTACTGATGGTATTGTGTATGGTATTTGCCCGCAACTCGGCGATGGCATTTAACCGTTATTTGGATAGAAATATTGATGCTAAAAACCCGCGGACCAAACAGCGTGATATACCTTCGGGCAGGATCAGTCCGGCGGCGGCGTTGACTTTTACTATTACTAACTGCCTGCTGTTTATTGGCACCACCTGGTTTATTAATCCGCTTTGTTTTTTCCTTTCGCCGGTGGCTTTGTTTGTGGTATTGGGTTATAGCGCAACTAAACGCTTTACGGCTTTATGCCATTTAGTTTTAGGCCTGGGTTTATCATTAGCACCTATCGGCGCCTATTTGGTGATTACCGGGAGTTTCGCAATTACGCCACTGTTCTTCTCTCTATCAGTTTTATGCTGGGTGAGCGGTTTCGATATTATTTACGCTTTACAGGATATTGATTTTGATCAGGATGAAAAATTACATTCTATACCCGCTTATCTGGGTAAGGTAAATGCTTTGAGGTTATCTACGTTTTTGCATGTACTATCGGCCATATTTGTGATTATGCCGGTATTCTTTACGCATGTGGGTATCCCCTATTACATAGGTATTATATTCTTTTGTTCAATGCTGGTATACCAGCACCTGCTGGTTAAACCTAACGACCTGAGCCGGGTTAACTTCGCATTCATGACCACCAATGGCATTGCCAGCGTGGTGTTCGCGGTTTTCTTTTTACTGGATAGGTTGTGGATACGATAG
- a CDS encoding VOC family protein: MEDYKIPAQTRIGHVHLKVSDLQKSLDFYSGLLGFEKMAAYGDQAAFISAGGYHHHIGLNTWHSKGAPPAPEYAPGLYHTAILYPERKDLAQILQRLIDAKYPITGASDHGVSEAIYLDDPDGNGVELYWDRPREDWPLGPDGELTMYTRALDVRGLLSLAH; encoded by the coding sequence ATGGAAGATTACAAAATTCCTGCCCAAACCCGTATTGGCCATGTACACTTAAAGGTTAGCGATCTGCAAAAGTCGCTTGATTTTTATTCCGGGTTGCTTGGTTTTGAGAAAATGGCTGCTTACGGCGATCAGGCCGCGTTTATTTCAGCAGGCGGCTATCATCACCATATTGGTTTAAATACATGGCACAGCAAAGGCGCGCCACCAGCACCTGAATATGCTCCCGGACTTTATCATACAGCTATATTATATCCTGAAAGAAAAGATCTTGCCCAAATACTGCAAAGACTGATCGATGCCAAATACCCCATCACCGGTGCATCAGATCACGGCGTATCCGAAGCTATATACCTGGATGATCCTGACGGCAACGGCGTTGAGCTCTATTGGGATCGCCCGCGCGAGGACTGGCCATTGGGTCCTGATGGAGAATTAACTATGTATACGCGGGCATTGGATGTAAGAGGATTATTGTCGCTTGCTCATTAG
- a CDS encoding MFS transporter, translating to MSTRKIVPKPRLDFWQIWNMSFGFLGIQFGFALQTGYASRILETFGADVGNISLFWLAAPLTGMIIQPIIGHYSDRTWNRLGRRRPYFLTGALLSGLALCFLPNSSGLAFLIPPIIVGAGMLMLMDASFNVAMEPFRALVADNLPDSQHNVGFSLQTCLIGVGAIIGSALPSVLVDWFHVPSVAAKGIVPDNLLYSFYIGGIVLIACIVWTVVKTKEYPPEVYATFHEEDLEISDKKSGLAEFFYDLTHMPKTMKQLGVVQFFSWFALFSMWVFTTAAVADHVYHIPAGDTSSKAFNDSGNWVGNMFGVYNAVSAIYALSLPWIVKHINRKRTHAFSLVMGGIGLISIFFIQNHYLLLLPMVGIGLAWGSILAMPYAILSSSIPAKKIGIYMGLFNFFITFPQIVNSLTGSLIVKYFFNSQAIYGLVMAGVFMFLAAIAVLFVEDSEKINIIETGFED from the coding sequence ATGAGTACAAGAAAGATCGTTCCGAAACCGAGGCTGGATTTTTGGCAGATATGGAACATGAGCTTTGGATTTTTGGGGATCCAGTTTGGCTTTGCCCTGCAAACCGGTTACGCCAGTCGCATACTGGAAACCTTTGGCGCCGATGTAGGTAATATATCCCTGTTCTGGCTTGCCGCCCCACTTACCGGGATGATCATTCAACCTATCATTGGTCATTATAGCGACCGTACCTGGAATCGTTTGGGCCGTCGTCGCCCTTATTTTTTAACGGGAGCATTATTATCGGGTTTAGCTCTTTGTTTTTTACCTAATTCATCAGGTTTGGCATTTCTTATACCACCAATAATTGTGGGTGCAGGTATGTTAATGCTGATGGATGCATCCTTTAATGTAGCCATGGAGCCATTCAGGGCTTTAGTTGCTGATAATCTGCCTGATAGTCAGCACAATGTGGGCTTTTCGTTACAAACCTGTTTAATAGGTGTGGGCGCGATCATTGGTTCAGCACTGCCATCTGTTTTGGTGGACTGGTTTCATGTGCCATCGGTAGCTGCCAAAGGTATCGTACCCGACAATTTATTATATTCTTTCTACATCGGCGGGATCGTTCTCATAGCCTGTATTGTGTGGACAGTTGTTAAAACCAAAGAGTATCCGCCCGAAGTTTATGCGACCTTCCACGAAGAAGACCTGGAGATCTCAGACAAGAAAAGTGGCCTAGCTGAGTTTTTCTATGACCTCACCCACATGCCAAAAACCATGAAACAATTAGGCGTGGTACAATTTTTCTCCTGGTTCGCGCTGTTTTCCATGTGGGTATTTACCACGGCTGCGGTAGCCGATCATGTGTACCACATCCCGGCAGGTGATACCTCTTCAAAAGCATTTAATGATTCGGGCAACTGGGTAGGTAATATGTTTGGCGTTTACAACGCGGTATCAGCAATATACGCACTTTCATTACCATGGATAGTTAAGCATATAAACCGCAAACGTACCCATGCTTTTTCACTGGTAATGGGTGGCATAGGTTTAATATCCATATTCTTCATCCAAAATCATTACCTGTTACTGTTGCCAATGGTAGGCATAGGCTTGGCCTGGGGCAGTATACTGGCTATGCCTTATGCTATATTATCCAGCTCGATACCAGCCAAAAAAATTGGTATTTATATGGGTTTGTTCAACTTCTTTATCACGTTCCCCCAAATTGTTAACAGCTTAACCGGTAGTTTAATAGTTAAGTATTTTTTTAACAGTCAGGCTATTTACGGTTTGGTTATGGCAGGCGTATTCATGTTTCTGGCTGCTATAGCGGTATTATTTGTTGAGGATAGCGAGAAGATCAATATTATTGAAACGGGCTTTGAGGATTAG
- the yihA gene encoding ribosome biogenesis GTP-binding protein YihA/YsxC: MIVKSAEFICSNTQISKLPPPVKPEYAFIGRSNVGKSSLINMLTAKKGLAKTSQTPGKTQLINHFLINDNWYIVDLPGYGYARASKSKKADWDKFIHTYLDKRESLQCVMALIDSRLEPQKIDLEFCNWLGEKGLSFVLVFTKADKQSSVKTDQNIAKFKKALLATFDEVPDIFVTSSETHDGRDEILGFIGGINQGFVVPATFGSPLERG, from the coding sequence ATGATTGTAAAATCTGCCGAGTTTATTTGCAGCAACACCCAAATTTCTAAACTGCCACCACCGGTAAAGCCCGAGTATGCTTTTATCGGAAGGTCGAACGTGGGGAAGTCGTCCCTTATTAATATGCTTACCGCTAAAAAGGGATTAGCAAAAACTTCACAAACTCCGGGTAAAACCCAGCTGATCAACCATTTCCTGATCAATGATAACTGGTATATTGTGGATTTGCCGGGCTACGGCTATGCCCGTGCCTCAAAAAGCAAAAAAGCAGACTGGGATAAGTTCATTCACACTTACCTGGATAAAAGAGAGAGCCTTCAATGCGTAATGGCACTGATAGACAGCAGACTTGAGCCCCAAAAGATCGACCTGGAATTTTGCAACTGGCTAGGTGAAAAAGGTTTATCGTTTGTGTTGGTATTTACCAAGGCTGATAAGCAATCATCAGTAAAGACAGATCAGAACATCGCTAAATTTAAAAAAGCGCTTTTAGCTACATTTGATGAGGTACCTGATATTTTTGTAACCTCATCGGAAACGCATGACGGCCGGGATGAGATTTTAGGTTTTATTGGAGGGATAAACCAGGGGTTTGTAGTGCCGGCAACATTCGGTTCCCCTCTTGAGAGGGGTTAG
- the glgB gene encoding 1,4-alpha-glucan branching protein GlgB, whose product MAKKKVDPETPEPAKKPTAKKATTKKAAKVVDAETKPVKAVKKSSPVKKSSPAKATDPVVEEIVLKSVEPYSRFTDFDIGLFKSGKHYKLYEKFGAHVVEHKGIVGTYFSVWAPNAQYVAVVGNFNGWNRGSHGLNARWDASGIWEGFIPNIGVGETYKYYIKSSTGEDLEKSDPFALRWELPPHTASIVVDTYYEWRDKEWMHKRYEHNALDRPYSVYEMHVGSWARSVESPDEFLTYRQLAAKLVPYIQEMGFTHVEFMPIMEHPYYPSWGYQISGFYAASSRYGSPQDLMYLIEELHQADIGVILDWVPSHFPGDVHALYNFDGTHLYEHADVRKGFHPDWKSYIFNYGRNEVRAFLISNALFWLDRYHVDGLRVDAVASMLYLDYSRKAGEWEPNIYGGNQNLEAVSLLKEFNEAVYSHFPDVQTIAEESTAFTGVSRPVYLGGLGFGMKWMMGWMHDTIKYFSEDPINRKYHHNQITFSLIYAFTENFMLPFSHDEVVYGKGSMLRKMPGDEWQQFANLRLCYSYMFTHPGAKLLFMGGEFGQGTEWNFEKSLEWYVLEYPNHNGIKETVKALNKLYRSEPALYEKAFDGSGFEWIDGGNANDSILIYTRKGYESVNDLVIVLNMTPVVRYDFRVGVPDSGQWKEIFNSDAENFWGTGIINYDAVTSEKVNWHGREDSINVTIPPLGASVFRRVK is encoded by the coding sequence ATGGCTAAAAAGAAAGTTGACCCCGAAACACCTGAACCAGCAAAGAAACCGACAGCAAAAAAAGCAACAACAAAAAAAGCTGCTAAAGTTGTAGATGCCGAAACAAAACCTGTTAAGGCAGTAAAAAAGAGTTCACCGGTAAAAAAGAGTTCGCCTGCAAAGGCTACAGATCCTGTTGTTGAAGAAATTGTGCTAAAAAGTGTTGAGCCTTACAGTCGTTTTACTGATTTCGATATCGGCTTATTTAAATCGGGCAAGCACTATAAATTGTACGAGAAGTTTGGCGCCCATGTGGTTGAACATAAAGGTATTGTAGGTACTTACTTTTCTGTTTGGGCACCCAATGCGCAGTATGTTGCTGTGGTAGGGAATTTTAACGGATGGAACCGCGGCTCGCACGGACTTAATGCCCGCTGGGATGCATCAGGTATTTGGGAAGGTTTTATCCCCAATATTGGCGTTGGCGAAACTTATAAATACTACATAAAATCATCAACGGGCGAAGACCTTGAAAAAAGTGATCCGTTTGCTTTACGCTGGGAATTGCCGCCGCACACAGCGTCGATTGTTGTAGATACCTATTACGAATGGCGTGATAAGGAATGGATGCACAAGCGCTACGAGCATAATGCGCTTGACAGGCCTTATTCTGTTTATGAAATGCACGTTGGCTCATGGGCGCGTAGTGTGGAGAGCCCCGATGAGTTTTTAACTTACCGTCAGCTTGCTGCCAAACTGGTGCCTTACATACAGGAAATGGGCTTTACCCACGTGGAGTTTATGCCGATAATGGAGCACCCGTATTACCCAAGCTGGGGTTACCAGATCAGCGGTTTTTATGCGGCATCATCACGTTACGGCTCACCGCAGGACCTGATGTATTTGATAGAAGAATTGCACCAAGCTGATATCGGGGTAATACTGGATTGGGTGCCTTCGCATTTCCCGGGAGATGTACATGCCTTATATAATTTTGACGGCACACACTTATATGAGCATGCTGACGTAAGAAAAGGCTTCCATCCCGACTGGAAATCATACATATTTAACTATGGCCGTAACGAGGTACGTGCGTTCCTGATCAGTAACGCCCTATTTTGGCTTGACCGTTACCATGTGGATGGCTTGCGCGTGGATGCGGTGGCATCAATGCTTTATTTGGATTACTCGCGCAAAGCAGGTGAATGGGAGCCAAACATTTACGGTGGCAACCAGAACCTGGAAGCTGTATCATTACTTAAAGAATTTAACGAAGCTGTTTATAGTCATTTCCCCGATGTGCAAACTATTGCAGAGGAATCAACTGCATTTACAGGTGTTAGTCGGCCGGTATATTTAGGCGGTTTAGGTTTTGGCATGAAATGGATGATGGGCTGGATGCATGATACTATAAAGTATTTTTCTGAAGATCCGATTAATCGCAAATATCATCATAACCAGATCACATTCAGCTTAATATATGCCTTTACCGAAAACTTTATGCTGCCTTTTTCGCATGATGAGGTGGTATATGGCAAAGGCTCGATGCTGCGTAAAATGCCGGGTGATGAGTGGCAGCAATTTGCCAACCTGCGCCTGTGCTATAGCTATATGTTCACCCATCCGGGAGCAAAACTACTCTTTATGGGGGGCGAATTTGGCCAGGGAACGGAATGGAACTTTGAAAAATCGCTGGAATGGTATGTATTGGAATATCCTAACCATAATGGTATAAAAGAAACAGTTAAAGCATTAAATAAACTGTACCGATCAGAACCTGCTCTATATGAAAAGGCATTTGATGGTTCGGGGTTTGAGTGGATAGATGGCGGTAATGCTAATGATTCTATACTGATATATACCCGTAAAGGTTATGAAAGCGTAAACGACCTGGTGATAGTACTGAACATGACCCCGGTTGTACGTTATGATTTTAGGGTTGGTGTACCTGATAGCGGTCAGTGGAAAGAGATTTTCAACTCCGATGCTGAAAATTTCTGGGGTACCGGTATCATTAATTATGATGCGGTAACTTCAGAAAAAGTGAACTGGCACGGCAGGGAAGATTCCATTAACGTAACTATACCACCGTTGGGAGCTTCGGTATTTAGGAGGGTGAAGTAA
- a CDS encoding alpha-amylase family glycosyl hydrolase produces MDPQSHKLIIYQLLPRLFGNANTTNKFYGSIEENDSGKLNDINDTALAEIKKLGITHVFYCGVIEHATMTDYTKFGIKLDDPDVVKGRAGSPYAVKDYYDIDPDLAVDVNNRIGEFEELVKRTHANGLKVIIDFIPNHVARTYASDAKPEGVRDIGQDDDNTKAFSPKNDFYYVCGQSFVVPPGYNPGGDGFSSPLKDGKFDENPARVTGNAFTATPSINDWFETVKLNYGLDCLNNYKTYYDPIPPLWNKLYDILDYWSNKGVDGFRCDMIEYVQVEFWGWLIPKLKEVHPDLIFIGEAYHYSLYNKYIFDGKFDYLYDKTGLYDAVKKLTRNEWGASTWSINNVWNNETKGIDEHMLRFMENHDEERIAHNAFAGNPWLAIPGMIVTATLNTGPVMIYSGQEVGEPGNGSMGFGGDSRTSIFDYCGVPEHQKWLNNGKFDGGQLSIEQKNLRDFYHTLLNIAIDNEAIHSGEFYELMVTNEHQPGFNQGLYIYVRYTDKQRVLVIANFNRDEHNIQVTFAGDLLSKFNLSGSIEFTDLLKGVKYNTPDIAQGLNIFLHATSGLLLEF; encoded by the coding sequence ATGGATCCACAATCACACAAACTCATCATATACCAGCTATTGCCGCGCTTGTTTGGTAATGCTAATACCACCAATAAGTTCTATGGTTCGATAGAAGAAAACGACTCGGGTAAACTGAATGATATTAACGATACGGCCCTCGCCGAGATAAAGAAATTAGGAATCACCCACGTTTTTTATTGCGGTGTGATAGAACACGCCACCATGACCGATTATACCAAATTCGGCATAAAACTGGATGATCCTGATGTGGTAAAGGGTAGGGCAGGCTCACCATATGCGGTGAAGGATTATTATGATATAGACCCCGACCTGGCAGTTGATGTTAATAATCGGATTGGTGAGTTTGAGGAACTGGTTAAACGTACACACGCCAATGGGCTTAAAGTGATCATTGATTTTATCCCCAACCACGTAGCACGTACCTATGCATCGGATGCCAAGCCTGAAGGTGTGCGTGATATTGGGCAGGATGATGATAATACTAAAGCTTTCAGCCCTAAAAATGATTTTTATTATGTCTGCGGGCAGTCGTTCGTGGTGCCGCCGGGCTATAACCCGGGAGGGGATGGGTTCAGCAGTCCGCTTAAAGATGGTAAGTTTGATGAAAATCCGGCCAGAGTAACCGGTAATGCCTTTACAGCCACGCCATCAATTAATGATTGGTTTGAAACCGTTAAACTCAATTATGGGCTCGATTGTCTGAATAATTACAAAACCTATTATGATCCTATTCCTCCGCTATGGAACAAGCTGTATGATATTTTAGATTACTGGAGCAACAAAGGCGTTGATGGCTTTAGGTGCGACATGATAGAGTATGTACAGGTGGAGTTCTGGGGTTGGCTCATCCCTAAACTAAAAGAAGTGCACCCGGACTTAATATTTATAGGAGAGGCCTATCATTATAGCTTATACAACAAATATATTTTTGATGGCAAGTTTGATTACCTATATGATAAAACAGGACTTTATGATGCTGTAAAGAAACTTACCCGCAATGAATGGGGCGCGTCTACATGGAGTATCAATAACGTTTGGAATAACGAAACTAAAGGTATTGATGAACATATGCTCCGCTTTATGGAAAATCATGATGAGGAGCGTATCGCACATAATGCTTTCGCTGGTAACCCATGGCTCGCGATACCGGGTATGATAGTTACCGCTACGCTGAATACCGGCCCGGTAATGATCTATTCGGGGCAGGAGGTTGGTGAACCGGGGAATGGCTCAATGGGTTTTGGCGGCGACTCCCGCACCAGTATATTTGATTACTGCGGCGTGCCTGAGCATCAAAAATGGCTTAACAATGGTAAGTTTGATGGCGGGCAATTATCTATTGAACAAAAAAACCTGCGCGACTTTTATCATACCCTATTAAATATAGCTATTGATAATGAGGCCATACATTCAGGTGAGTTTTATGAGTTAATGGTGACCAATGAACATCAACCGGGATTTAATCAGGGCCTGTATATTTATGTGCGTTATACTGATAAACAACGTGTATTGGTGATAGCCAACTTTAACCGGGATGAACATAATATACAAGTAACGTTTGCCGGCGATCTGCTAAGCAAATTTAATTTGAGCGGAAGTATAGAATTTACAGATCTGTTAAAGGGCGTAAAGTATAATACGCCTGACATTGCGCAGGGCCTTAATATTTTTTTACACGCTACAAGTGGATTGTTACTGGAATTTTAG